ataataataatgcaagctcaagaagtagcagcaagtttctgttctttcgcgatcccatatggaggccttttccgacactcccggagggggaatcgatcatagagggattctacatcatccttgccgtctttcgatgatgcgtgactagttcaccacagaccaatgggtccatagctagtatctaaaTGGCTTATTCCCTCTCCCTGTTCTTCTATAcaatgttcttctcgatgttcttagAGTTTTATCCGACGTAATAttcttttggggtgtgtttgttgggacccgatgaattgtgggtttatgatcagattattcataaatattaattaattcttttatgcatgattattatagcattatatttctctctgatctatttgtttggtttggtcaactcgattgatttatcttgcaatggaagaggtgtcTTGtgatgggtttaatcttgcggtgctcaatcctagtgacagaaagagacatgaaacgtatttgtattgttgccattaaggataaaaagatgggatttattccTATtccttgggtttactttgtctacatcatgtcgttttgcttaaggcgttactctattttattCTTAgtactctagatgaatgctggatagcggtcaatgagtgcaagagtagtagtagatgcaggtaggagtcggtctacttgtctcggacatgatgcctatatatatgatcattgccttgaatatcatcataactacGTGCTTTTataccaattgcccaacagtaatttgtttactcaccgtATGTTATGTGCtctagagagaagcctctagtgaaaactatggccccgggtctacttttattatatataaaaacacaaaaataccttgctgcactttattttattttgcaatttatctatttGCCTACcattacaagatttgatccttgcaaataaccgccgAGGGGAATGACAACCCCCTTGTTTGCAAAAAAATATATTATGTGTGCATATGCCGCTAACGAGGTTCTGTGTGGTTCTTCTAATGGATTGATAACTTTGGCTCTTAACtcagagaaatacttatctctactatactgcttcatcctctcctctatgaggaaatcccaacacagctcacaagcAACAATGCCATATGCATATGTGGTGTGCTTCAGTTGTGGAGACCCGGGCACCACATGAATAAGTGTGTGAAGCCATAAAGTTATTTTATCTGCAAGACAGTCACTCATAAAGAGGATGAATGCCCTGTTGGGAAGAAACCACACATTTCAGCTAGGTTTGTAGGCAGTGCTACTCCAGGCCTTGGTTTTTACCACCTCGATACTCCAGATGTCAATTTTCAACATCTGGGGTCAGTTAAGAATGTTGTCATTGTCTTTATTCAGTCTGGTGACATCTCCAAGGAGGAACTGTCTAAGGAAATTGCAGATATTTACATGACCAGGCCAATCAATGCCTTAGATAGATGGACTTTTTTAGTCAAATTCCCTCCTGAAATAGTAGTTGAAGAAGTTGCTTGATACCCCCTGTTTGGGTTGCAAAAGGATAATGTTACTGTCAAAGTAGAGGTCTGAAAAAGTAATATTGAAGTTGAGGCCAAGTCGCACAAAATTTGGCTGAAATTGAGAAAGCTCAATCCCAAATGATGCGACTGACACATCCTGGACCAGATTATCTCCACCTTTGGGGTGCTTCTAGATATGGATTGACAACACAACTTCTAATTTTTTTTCTATGAAACTATTAGGGTCAGGATAGCTTGCAATATTACACCAAGATATCCGAGGACACATTTTTTGGGATTGATGGGAAGCTTTTCAGGATCCAAGTTAAAGTTGAACCCCAGGCATACCAGTTGATGATTCTAACCCTACAATCCCACCCGCTGACAATCAGGTGTCTATGAACGCTGAAAAGGGTGATAACACTTTTGTAGAGGATAATGGATCTCATCGGAGCTCTCAGGCTAGCTCAGACAGTGGGTCACACACTGGTGCTGTAGCAAACCACTCAGGAATGTCAACCATGACCACTTCCACCGGTATGCTTTTGAGCCACACAACCCACCTCTCTTGTCTCCTTTGATGTCTTTTCGAACATAGTTATGCGAGACCtgctattatttttatttttagaatcATTTTTAAAATGTTTCTCTCAGTGAGCTGATGTGTAAACTATTGTGATTTCATTTTATGAATGGAGCCGGAGTCCCTATTATTTAAAGCGCATCTCCTTGGTACTCAGGCCGTTGGTTTATGCTCTGGTGGTTGCCCACGAGACGTGGCGTCATGGGAGCCTATGGCGTGAGTTATGATGGAGGATGCATGAGACACAGCACACGCACACGCGTACCTTTGACCCACCCAAAACAAACGGTGCGAATTAATTTTGCAGGCAGCATGCATATGCACACACGTACGGCCGTCCTATACATAAACGCGGCTTACTACTTTGGTCATTTCCGCGATGTGAAAAAAGACGTGCTGAGCCCACGCTTGTTTCAGACGTCTCATTCTTGTTAGTACATCCTTCCGTGATAGAAAGCTTCACAACCAACATGCAAGGAGAGTTCGTTACGTCATGAAAAGAGCGTGTGGTCTGGTCAGTGGACACCTGATGTTCTGAAGGAAAAAAACTAGACAAAGCTATGCAAAGATTCAAGCCACCTATCGACAGCTGCTATGAGTCCAACAGTGATCGCCGGCGGCGGTGCAGTGCAGCGGTGAATCTCTCCAGAAGCAGAAGCATGCCGAGCGCCGACGACAGGCCAAACGTCAGCCTGAGTGATACAGGGAACTTTCTGccagaaaaaagagagagagattcAGGGAACGTTCGCCCAGGTTCCATGGCGAGAAAACTGCCACTCAAAGACATAAGCGCCAGTTGTGCGGACCTGGCCGTAAAACATCTCTTGCTCTTTAGGATCATGGAGAAGAAACACTGTACAAATTAAATGAATTTGAAGTTACTACAAAATAAACTTTGTGAACTGGAGATATATTAATAGCGTCAGAGAAAGACTGAGTCGTGGAACAGATACATGCACGCTGCTAGTAAGTAAGTACCTTGCAAATGGCGACCACGGAGAAACGCGGCTTCTGCACCATCGTGACGGCCGCGGATTCACGGCACAGGCGCCGTGCCATCTCCCTTGCTAGCACCACTCGCGCTGGCTCGGCTCGCAGCGCCGCCACCCCCCTCCGCGTGGCCGCCCTGTCCGCCTCCAGCGCCTCCACCCTCGCGTACAGCTCCAGAGCACCATCCACGCGCTCCTCTTCCGTGTACTCCACAGCCACAGCCTTCGTCGCGGCCGCGCACCCCATGTCTTTCGTGTACTCCAACTCCTCCGCAGGAGGCGGCGGGACCGACTTCTTGATCACCATGACATTCATGCCACTCTCGCCGCCGGCGCCGCTACTCTCCCTGTCAGGGGCGGAGCTGGAGCAAATGTTACCCGATGCACCACTTTAACAAGGCATAAAATTTTCAAGCAAGGATGTATTGACTAACGGTGTGTGGCATAGGTTCTAGCACACATTATTGGATATAATAGAAGGCGATTTGTAAAAATAAAAAGGTAGCCATCAAATGTTTACTATAATGATAAAACAATGGACACAATTACTTGAAAAGGACATGCATTTCCAAATTCCAAAATACAGCGTTGGACTACATGGTTCAGAAGAACATaataaaatgcccaaatgaaagTACTTAGATGGCAATTACCTTTAGTAGGTTCTATTCCTCCAAGCCATGAAATACTCAACCACTTAAGTATTGGTGACCTTTTTCATTTCTTCCTTCTCCACATAAAAATAACATCATCACTCAAACTATCATCATTGAGGTGATTGCCCGGATCATATTGAACCTCCTCTTCCCAATTTATGTCTTCTGGGACATATTGCTGcttttcttttgagagaaacttagGCATGGTATTGTATTTGACAAATACAAATTACAAATGAGACATGAAGACTTCTATAGACAAAAAATATAATCTAATTAAAAGTTATAACCCTAGAAAATGCCCCATGTTTTTGCTATAACATAGTCATTTATTGTATTTGCTACAATTTTATACATGATTGTTGCAGTTTGTAAACAAAATTAGGAAAAGCAAGACGAAGGCGCAACCACAATTGTGGCCTTTTGTAATCTATCCTATATGGACGCACACAGAGACAAAGACTCAAGATTGGAATTTGGAAAGGATGCGAAAATTACCGAGAGCCGGACCGGCCAATGGCTTGCAGCGTCGCTCGCGTGCGTCGCGTCGTCACCGTGTGAGGACCCAGCCTGTGTGGCGTCCGGCCGCCGGCGCGCTGCCGCTGCCGATCTCCCGCATGTGTACGGGATGGCGATACGCAGGGGGCGTATGGTGTATGGTACGCGTCCACATAAATCCATCATGGATCGATTAGTCTTGTTAGTGGGAAAAAAAACTACGTGAAGAGATCTTTTTTTCCAGAGAAAACTACTGGAGTACGTGAGAGAGATGGATCCGCAAGCGAACCGGCGTGCGTACAGGCCCGCACGTGTGTCCTCCTGCGTTGGGCCAGTGCGGCGGCCTGGCTGAAACGGGCTGACCCTGATGCACAGCTCTTGGGCCACCCTGATGCACTGGGCCTTATTACTTAATAGGTACTGCTAGCGATTTTTTTCACCCGTATTCCTGTGCATACGGGTCGGCCCAATGGGCTCCGCCCCTGCTCCCTGTAGACCTCCGGTTCGATGTGTTCCCCGGGACGCTCCTCCTCGTGGTAACAGTTCTCGTCGGCGGGGCGGATGCCGTGGGCGTGAAGGAGGGCGAGGTAACCGCCGGCGAGGGCTGATAGCGACGCGAGCTCGTTGTGGAGCTGCCGGTCGCGCTCGACGCGTCCCTCGGCCAGTCGGCGGAACTGACGCGCTTCCAGGAGAGCGGCCGCCTTCTCCCGCTGCAGCCGCTCGATCATCAACATGGTCTCGCGCGCCGCGGACTCCGCCGCACCGCGCTCCGCGTTCAGCTCAGCGCACAGCGCCGCTTCGTCTGTCTCCGCCGCATTCTTCTCCCCACGAAGCCCCTCGACCGCCTCCTCCAGCTCCTCCACCCTACGACCCAGCTCCCGCCGGCCCACCTCCCGGTCGCTCACGGGCGCGCGGCGCCTCACCGAGCGCCGCCACGCTGACGACATGGAGGTCGAAGCGGTGGTTGCGAATTGATGAGTCAAGAGCATATGTGGGCCTCCGGGCCCGGGCCATCCGATGGTGTGCGAGAGTTAGATGGAAACGAGAGGCGCGCCTGCTCCCCTCAACATGCTCCCATCTCAACACACCGAAAAGAAAATCTGAACACACCGaaaatcattttttaaataaaAGGGTCGATCCAGTGCTAGCTCCTACACCAAGGCCAAGtggacaagagagagagagagatgtggccGTCGCTGCTGTACCCGCCGCCGGCGTCGGCCATCGTGACGGCGATGTCGGTGGTGTCGTTCGCGTCACTGGCGTCCGTGGGCCTCTCCGAGCTC
The window above is part of the Triticum aestivum cultivar Chinese Spring chromosome 2A, IWGSC CS RefSeq v2.1, whole genome shotgun sequence genome. Proteins encoded here:
- the LOC123185285 gene encoding uncharacterized protein isoform X2, producing MNVMVIKKSVPPPPAEELEYTKDMGCAAATKAVAVEYTEEERVDGALELYARVEALEADRAATRRGVAALRAEPARVVLAREMARRLCRESAAVTMVQKPRFSVVAICKCFFSMILKSKRCFTARKFPVSLRLTFGLSSALGMLLLLERFTAALHRRRRSLLDS
- the LOC123185285 gene encoding uncharacterized protein isoform X1, whose amino-acid sequence is MNVMVIKKSVPPPPAEELEYTKDMGCAAATKAVAVEYTEEERVDGALELYARVEALEADRAATRRGVAALRAEPARVVLAREMARRLCRESAAVTMVQKPRFSVVAICKCFFSMILKSKRCFTARSAQLALMSLSGSFLAMEPGRTFPESLSLFSGRKFPVSLRLTFGLSSALGMLLLLERFTAALHRRRRSLLDS